A window of Methylomonas sp. 11b genomic DNA:
CGGATCGAGGCATCGGGAGCGGTCTCAATCAACGCAACCGAATTGAGACTCTATCAGCCTAACTCAGGAGGGACGTTCTCGGCAACTGCCAACAGTTTGCCGGTGGTGCCGAAATTTTATACGTTCACAGCCTCGTTTGCAGTCACGATGATAAATTGTCGTGTTTGCGACAATTCGTCTTGCTCTTCCGAGCTTGTCTTGTCGACATCCTGCCAATACCTTCGCTCAAGCCATAATTCTTCAAGCTTTTTCAGTTGGCAAGTCTTTTGCATCAATCCTATCGAAGGCGTTATTCACGCTCCGGTTTTCTAATCTTTAACTTTGCGACTCAAGGTTTAACCATGAAAAGCAACTCCAACATCATCATCGACGACACCACGCTCCGCGATGGCGAGCAGTCGGCTGGCGTGGTGTTCTCGCTGGCGGAAAAGTTAGCGATTGCCGCACAGTTGTCCGCGTTGGGTGTGCCTGAATTGGAGATTGGAATTCCGGCCATGGGCGCACAGGAACGGGACGAAATCAAAGCCATCGCCGCGTTAAAACTGCCCAGCAATTTATTGGTGTGGTCCAGAATGCGCGATGACGATTTGCAGCATTGTCTGGGTTTGGGCGTGACCAGTATCGATCTGTCCATTTCCGCTTCCGACCAACACATTCAACACAAACTCAAACAAAGCCGGGCCTGGGTGCTGGCCACCATCGAACGCTGTGTGAAAACTGCGGTTGATGCCGGTATGCAGGTATGTGTGGGCGCCGAGGATGCTTCCCGCGCCGACAGCGATTTTCTGGCGTTGATGGCCGAAGCGGCGCAAGCAGCCGGTGCGTACCGGATCCGCTTCGCCGACACGGTCGGCATCATGGAGCCGTTCGGCGTCTTCGAAGCGATACGCAAACTGCGCGCCGTCACCGATATGGACATTGAAATGCACGCCCATGATGATCTGGGGCTGGCAACCGCCAACACCCTGGCCGCGGCATTCGCCGGCGCTACCCACGTCAATACCACCGTCAACGGCTTAGGAGAACGGGCCGGTAATGCCGCTTTAGAAGAAGTGGTGGTGGGCTTGAAACAGCTTTACGGCTTTGAAACCGGTGTGGATTTGCGCAATTTTCCCGGCCTGTCCCGTCAGGTGGCGACCGCTTCCGGCGATACGATAGGCAGCCGCAAAAGTTTGATCGGCCGCGATGTGTTCAGCCACGAAGCCGGTATCCACGTTGATGGCTTGCTAAAAGATCCTAACAATTATCAAGGCGTGGACCCTGCCTTGGTCGGCCGTAGCCACCAGTTGGTGCTGGGTAAACATTCCGGTAGTCAAGGCGTGATGCACGCCTACAAACAACTAGGCATCCAAATTAACCGCTGGCAGGCCGGCCGCCTGCTGCCGCTGATTCGCGAGTTTGTCAGTTTGCACAAACGCGCACCGCAATCGACCGATTTGAATCAATTTTTACACAGCCTATAGTGAGGTGTCAGATGAGTAGCAATCGTCAAAAACCAGCCGTGCCCAGCACCGCAAAAGTGGACGTACCGCAGCAAACTGTGGCGCAGCACGAACTGCCGGATGACCGTTACCCCGGTTCGTTCTTCCGGGTGCCCGGCGTGCCTATGCCCGGTAAAACC
This region includes:
- the nifV gene encoding homocitrate synthase, translated to MKSNSNIIIDDTTLRDGEQSAGVVFSLAEKLAIAAQLSALGVPELEIGIPAMGAQERDEIKAIAALKLPSNLLVWSRMRDDDLQHCLGLGVTSIDLSISASDQHIQHKLKQSRAWVLATIERCVKTAVDAGMQVCVGAEDASRADSDFLALMAEAAQAAGAYRIRFADTVGIMEPFGVFEAIRKLRAVTDMDIEMHAHDDLGLATANTLAAAFAGATHVNTTVNGLGERAGNAALEEVVVGLKQLYGFETGVDLRNFPGLSRQVATASGDTIGSRKSLIGRDVFSHEAGIHVDGLLKDPNNYQGVDPALVGRSHQLVLGKHSGSQGVMHAYKQLGIQINRWQAGRLLPLIREFVSLHKRAPQSTDLNQFLHSL